One Siniperca chuatsi isolate FFG_IHB_CAS linkage group LG3, ASM2008510v1, whole genome shotgun sequence genomic region harbors:
- the ppp1r12c gene encoding protein phosphatase 1 regulatory subunit 12C isoform X1, with amino-acid sequence MGDSAKSKRREQLKRWAESCTNKASAVPRRRWGGDAENGAGEPEAELGDPPRDQLVSVGRDETSPLLKRRKRVRFDRAAEFLAACASGDTEEAQVMLKEAKETKQRNGEDVAEIINCSNADGITALHQACIDGSIEIVSFLLEHGANVNQVDSEGWTPLHVAASCGYPDIADFLLQRGASLSAVNCDGDVPLDIALDETTDSLLQGYTLRQGVDLEAAKQLEEEQIMTDARTWLHEGPPADVRHPRTGATPLHVAAAKGYLEALKILCQCGLDVSAKDFDGWTPLHAAAHWGQGEACRVLAEQLCNMEARSNAGQTPFDVADESVAELLEELLQKQANSILDRQNQQGSTAANAQNKRRRTSVCRMSSKDKMNVQDQSKERGVSGGLELSEEKESSPESSTVSSPDTESVTTSPFSPADKTPEEKDEEDKEQDKANRTARVQPTPQTRDAAAESPNTPNADRRKFQAPVRDEESESQRKARSRLMRQSRRSTQGVTLTDLKEAEKTVAKATDPPPRNIQPVSPIVTVTPAERDTDPVKQEEPEGEKRLGVKDRRRGRRERRSTGIVQPGGENEDENAHLDDTNSNNTSNESQLGNSSADYRTLYFKVLQENLALKDKLQEMELELSQNKVELERLRQVRQSQESSTDRPALLELERFEKLALQRKAVELEDELKVQFVHFSTDTNCTELLGDLRADNQRLKDENAALIRVISKLSR; translated from the exons ATGGGGGACTCGGCGAAGTCCAAGCGGCGGGAGCAGCTAAAGCGCTGGGCCGAATCCTGCACCAACAAAGCGTCGGCCGTGCCCAGGCGGAGGTGGGGGGGCGACGCCGAGAACGGAGCAGGGGAACCGGAGGCCGAGCTCGGCGACCCGCCGAGGGACCAGCTAGTATCTGTGGGCAGAGATGAAACCAGCCCCCTCCTCAAACGAAG GAAAAGGGTGAGGTTTGACAGGGCTGCAGAGTTCCTGGCTGCCTGTGCCAGCGGGGACACAGAGGAGGCCCAGGTGATGCTGAAGGAGGCCAAAGAGACCAAACAGAGGAACGGGGAGGATGTGGCAGAAATTATCAACTGTTccaatgcagatggaatcactgCTCTCCACCAG GCCTGCATAGATGGCAGCATAGAGATAGTGTCCTTCCTTTTGGAGCACGGTGCCAATGTGAACCAGGTTGACAGTGAGGGATGGACACCACTACATGTTGCTGCCTCCTGCGGCTACCCTGACATTGCAGA tttCCTTTTGCAGCGAGGTgcgtctctctctgctgtgaaCTGTGACGGTGATGTTCCTCTGGACATTGCTCTGGATGAGACCACTGACTCCCTTCTTCAGGGATACACTCTGAGACAGG GTGTGGACTTGGAGGCAGCcaagcagctggaggaggaacAGATTATGACAGATGCCCGGACCTGGCTTCATGAGGGCCCACCCGCTGATGTACGACACCCCAGGACCGGGGCCACCCCACTGCATGTGGCTGCTGCCAAAGGCTACCTAGAAGCCCTCAA GATACTGTGTCAATGTGGGCTCGATGTGTCAGCTAAGGACTTTGATGGCTGGACGCCTCTCCACGCTGCGGCACACTGGGGTCAGGGCGAGGCCTGTCGCGTTCTAGCTGAACAGCTGTGCAATATGGAGGCCCGCAGCAACGCG GGTCAGACACCGTTTGATGTAGCTGATGAAAGTGTTGCGGAGCTCCTGGAGGAGTTATTACAGAAACAAGCCAAT TCCATATTGGACAGGCAAAACCAACAAGGCTCCACCGCTGCAAACGCACAAAACAAACGGCGGAG GACCTCAGTGTGCAGGATGAGCAGTAAAGACAAGATGAACGTGCAGGACCAGTCTAAAGAGAGGGGTGTGTCAGGAGGCCTGGAGCTgagtgaggagaaagagagtagCCCCG AAAGCTCCACCGTGTCCAGTCCAGACACTGAGAGTGTGACCACATCCCCATTCAGCCCGGCAGACAAG ACACCAGAGGAGAAAGATGAGGAGGACAAGGAGCAGGACAAGGCAAACCGCACTGCCAGAGTCCAACCAACTCCTCAGACGAGGGATGCTGCCGCCGAGAGCCCCAACACCCCCAACGCTGACAGGCGCAA gttCCAGGCTCCAGTCAGAGACGAAGAGTCTGAGTCTCAGAGGAAAGCTCGCTCTCGGCTGATGCGGCAGTCTCGCCGCTCCACACAG GGTGTGACTCTGACAGACTTGAAAGAAGCAGAAAAGACTGTGGCTAAAGCTACAGATCCACCACCTCGCAACATCCAGCCTGTCAGCCCCATTGTTACTGTCACGCCTGCTGAACGGG ATACAGACCCGGTGAAGCAGGAGGAGCCGGAGGGAGAGAAGCGTCTGGGagtgaaggacaggaggagagggaggagggagagacgtTCCACTGGCATCGTTCAGCCAGGTGGAGAG aatgaAGATGAGAATGCTCATTTGGATGATACAAACAGTAACAATACTTCCAA TGAGAGTCAACTGGGAAACTCGTCAGCTGACTACAGAACG CTGTACTTTAAGGTACTGCAGGAGAACCTGGCTCTGAAGGACAAGCTGCAGGagatggagctggagctcaGCCAAAACAAAGTGGAGCTGGAGCGACTCCGACAGGTCCGGCAG AGTCAAGAGAGCAGCACAGACAGACCGGCCCTGCTGGAACTGGAGAGATTT GAGAAGTTGGCCCTCCAGAGGAAAGCTGTGGAACTGGAGGATGAGCTGAAGGTACAGTTTGTTCACTTCAGTACTGATACCAACTGCACTGAG CTTCTGGGGGACCTCAGAGCAGACAACCAGAGGCTCAAGGATGAGAATGCAGCCCTCATTCGAGTCATCAGCAAACTCTCAAGATga
- the ppp1r12c gene encoding protein phosphatase 1 regulatory subunit 12C isoform X2 — translation MGDSAKSKRREQLKRWAESCTNKASAVPRRRWGGDAENGAGEPEAELGDPPRDQLVSVGRDETSPLLKRRKRVRFDRAAEFLAACASGDTEEAQVMLKEAKETKQRNGEDVAEIINCSNADGITALHQACIDGSIEIVSFLLEHGANVNQVDSEGWTPLHVAASCGYPDIADFLLQRGASLSAVNCDGDVPLDIALDETTDSLLQGYTLRQGVDLEAAKQLEEEQIMTDARTWLHEGPPADVRHPRTGATPLHVAAAKGYLEALKILCQCGLDVSAKDFDGWTPLHAAAHWGQGEACRVLAEQLCNMEARSNAGQTPFDVADESVAELLEELLQKQANSILDRQNQQGSTAANAQNKRRRTSVCRMSSKDKMNVQDQSKERGVSGGLELSEEKESSPESSTVSSPDTESVTTSPFSPADKTPEEKDEEDKEQDKANRTARVQPTPQTRDAAAESPNTPNADRRKFQAPVRDEESESQRKARSRLMRQSRRSTQGVTLTDLKEAEKTVAKATDPPPRNIQPVSPIVTVTPAERDTDPVKQEEPEGEKRLGVKDRRRGRRERRSTGIVQPGGENEDENAHLDDTNSNNTSNESQLGNSSADYRTLYFKVLQENLALKDKLQEMELELSQNKVELERLRQSQESSTDRPALLELERFEKLALQRKAVELEDELKVQFVHFSTDTNCTELLGDLRADNQRLKDENAALIRVISKLSR, via the exons ATGGGGGACTCGGCGAAGTCCAAGCGGCGGGAGCAGCTAAAGCGCTGGGCCGAATCCTGCACCAACAAAGCGTCGGCCGTGCCCAGGCGGAGGTGGGGGGGCGACGCCGAGAACGGAGCAGGGGAACCGGAGGCCGAGCTCGGCGACCCGCCGAGGGACCAGCTAGTATCTGTGGGCAGAGATGAAACCAGCCCCCTCCTCAAACGAAG GAAAAGGGTGAGGTTTGACAGGGCTGCAGAGTTCCTGGCTGCCTGTGCCAGCGGGGACACAGAGGAGGCCCAGGTGATGCTGAAGGAGGCCAAAGAGACCAAACAGAGGAACGGGGAGGATGTGGCAGAAATTATCAACTGTTccaatgcagatggaatcactgCTCTCCACCAG GCCTGCATAGATGGCAGCATAGAGATAGTGTCCTTCCTTTTGGAGCACGGTGCCAATGTGAACCAGGTTGACAGTGAGGGATGGACACCACTACATGTTGCTGCCTCCTGCGGCTACCCTGACATTGCAGA tttCCTTTTGCAGCGAGGTgcgtctctctctgctgtgaaCTGTGACGGTGATGTTCCTCTGGACATTGCTCTGGATGAGACCACTGACTCCCTTCTTCAGGGATACACTCTGAGACAGG GTGTGGACTTGGAGGCAGCcaagcagctggaggaggaacAGATTATGACAGATGCCCGGACCTGGCTTCATGAGGGCCCACCCGCTGATGTACGACACCCCAGGACCGGGGCCACCCCACTGCATGTGGCTGCTGCCAAAGGCTACCTAGAAGCCCTCAA GATACTGTGTCAATGTGGGCTCGATGTGTCAGCTAAGGACTTTGATGGCTGGACGCCTCTCCACGCTGCGGCACACTGGGGTCAGGGCGAGGCCTGTCGCGTTCTAGCTGAACAGCTGTGCAATATGGAGGCCCGCAGCAACGCG GGTCAGACACCGTTTGATGTAGCTGATGAAAGTGTTGCGGAGCTCCTGGAGGAGTTATTACAGAAACAAGCCAAT TCCATATTGGACAGGCAAAACCAACAAGGCTCCACCGCTGCAAACGCACAAAACAAACGGCGGAG GACCTCAGTGTGCAGGATGAGCAGTAAAGACAAGATGAACGTGCAGGACCAGTCTAAAGAGAGGGGTGTGTCAGGAGGCCTGGAGCTgagtgaggagaaagagagtagCCCCG AAAGCTCCACCGTGTCCAGTCCAGACACTGAGAGTGTGACCACATCCCCATTCAGCCCGGCAGACAAG ACACCAGAGGAGAAAGATGAGGAGGACAAGGAGCAGGACAAGGCAAACCGCACTGCCAGAGTCCAACCAACTCCTCAGACGAGGGATGCTGCCGCCGAGAGCCCCAACACCCCCAACGCTGACAGGCGCAA gttCCAGGCTCCAGTCAGAGACGAAGAGTCTGAGTCTCAGAGGAAAGCTCGCTCTCGGCTGATGCGGCAGTCTCGCCGCTCCACACAG GGTGTGACTCTGACAGACTTGAAAGAAGCAGAAAAGACTGTGGCTAAAGCTACAGATCCACCACCTCGCAACATCCAGCCTGTCAGCCCCATTGTTACTGTCACGCCTGCTGAACGGG ATACAGACCCGGTGAAGCAGGAGGAGCCGGAGGGAGAGAAGCGTCTGGGagtgaaggacaggaggagagggaggagggagagacgtTCCACTGGCATCGTTCAGCCAGGTGGAGAG aatgaAGATGAGAATGCTCATTTGGATGATACAAACAGTAACAATACTTCCAA TGAGAGTCAACTGGGAAACTCGTCAGCTGACTACAGAACG CTGTACTTTAAGGTACTGCAGGAGAACCTGGCTCTGAAGGACAAGCTGCAGGagatggagctggagctcaGCCAAAACAAAGTGGAGCTGGAGCGACTCCGACAG AGTCAAGAGAGCAGCACAGACAGACCGGCCCTGCTGGAACTGGAGAGATTT GAGAAGTTGGCCCTCCAGAGGAAAGCTGTGGAACTGGAGGATGAGCTGAAGGTACAGTTTGTTCACTTCAGTACTGATACCAACTGCACTGAG CTTCTGGGGGACCTCAGAGCAGACAACCAGAGGCTCAAGGATGAGAATGCAGCCCTCATTCGAGTCATCAGCAAACTCTCAAGATga
- the ppp1r12c gene encoding protein phosphatase 1 regulatory subunit 12C isoform X3: protein MGDSAKSKRREQLKRWAESCTNKASAVPRRRWGGDAENGAGEPEAELGDPPRDQLVSVGRDETSPLLKRRKRVRFDRAAEFLAACASGDTEEAQVMLKEAKETKQRNGEDVAEIINCSNADGITALHQACIDGSIEIVSFLLEHGANVNQVDSEGWTPLHVAASCGYPDIADFLLQRGASLSAVNCDGDVPLDIALDETTDSLLQGYTLRQGVDLEAAKQLEEEQIMTDARTWLHEGPPADVRHPRTGATPLHVAAAKGYLEALKILCQCGLDVSAKDFDGWTPLHAAAHWGQGEACRVLAEQLCNMEARSNAGQTPFDVADESVAELLEELLQKQANSILDRQNQQGSTAANAQNKRRRTSVCRMSSKDKMNVQDQSKERGVSGGLELSEEKESSPESSTVSSPDTESVTTSPFSPADKTPEEKDEEDKEQDKANRTARVQPTPQTRDAAAESPNTPNADRRKFQAPVRDEESESQRKARSRLMRQSRRSTQGVTLTDLKEAEKTVAKATDPPPRNIQPVSPIVTVTPAERDTDPVKQEEPEGEKRLGVKDRRRGRRERRSTGIVQPGGENEDENAHLDDTNSNNTSNESQLGNSSADYRTLYFKVLQENLALKDKLQEMELELSQNKVELERLRQVRQSQESSTDRPALLELERFEKLALQRKAVELEDELKLLGDLRADNQRLKDENAALIRVISKLSR from the exons ATGGGGGACTCGGCGAAGTCCAAGCGGCGGGAGCAGCTAAAGCGCTGGGCCGAATCCTGCACCAACAAAGCGTCGGCCGTGCCCAGGCGGAGGTGGGGGGGCGACGCCGAGAACGGAGCAGGGGAACCGGAGGCCGAGCTCGGCGACCCGCCGAGGGACCAGCTAGTATCTGTGGGCAGAGATGAAACCAGCCCCCTCCTCAAACGAAG GAAAAGGGTGAGGTTTGACAGGGCTGCAGAGTTCCTGGCTGCCTGTGCCAGCGGGGACACAGAGGAGGCCCAGGTGATGCTGAAGGAGGCCAAAGAGACCAAACAGAGGAACGGGGAGGATGTGGCAGAAATTATCAACTGTTccaatgcagatggaatcactgCTCTCCACCAG GCCTGCATAGATGGCAGCATAGAGATAGTGTCCTTCCTTTTGGAGCACGGTGCCAATGTGAACCAGGTTGACAGTGAGGGATGGACACCACTACATGTTGCTGCCTCCTGCGGCTACCCTGACATTGCAGA tttCCTTTTGCAGCGAGGTgcgtctctctctgctgtgaaCTGTGACGGTGATGTTCCTCTGGACATTGCTCTGGATGAGACCACTGACTCCCTTCTTCAGGGATACACTCTGAGACAGG GTGTGGACTTGGAGGCAGCcaagcagctggaggaggaacAGATTATGACAGATGCCCGGACCTGGCTTCATGAGGGCCCACCCGCTGATGTACGACACCCCAGGACCGGGGCCACCCCACTGCATGTGGCTGCTGCCAAAGGCTACCTAGAAGCCCTCAA GATACTGTGTCAATGTGGGCTCGATGTGTCAGCTAAGGACTTTGATGGCTGGACGCCTCTCCACGCTGCGGCACACTGGGGTCAGGGCGAGGCCTGTCGCGTTCTAGCTGAACAGCTGTGCAATATGGAGGCCCGCAGCAACGCG GGTCAGACACCGTTTGATGTAGCTGATGAAAGTGTTGCGGAGCTCCTGGAGGAGTTATTACAGAAACAAGCCAAT TCCATATTGGACAGGCAAAACCAACAAGGCTCCACCGCTGCAAACGCACAAAACAAACGGCGGAG GACCTCAGTGTGCAGGATGAGCAGTAAAGACAAGATGAACGTGCAGGACCAGTCTAAAGAGAGGGGTGTGTCAGGAGGCCTGGAGCTgagtgaggagaaagagagtagCCCCG AAAGCTCCACCGTGTCCAGTCCAGACACTGAGAGTGTGACCACATCCCCATTCAGCCCGGCAGACAAG ACACCAGAGGAGAAAGATGAGGAGGACAAGGAGCAGGACAAGGCAAACCGCACTGCCAGAGTCCAACCAACTCCTCAGACGAGGGATGCTGCCGCCGAGAGCCCCAACACCCCCAACGCTGACAGGCGCAA gttCCAGGCTCCAGTCAGAGACGAAGAGTCTGAGTCTCAGAGGAAAGCTCGCTCTCGGCTGATGCGGCAGTCTCGCCGCTCCACACAG GGTGTGACTCTGACAGACTTGAAAGAAGCAGAAAAGACTGTGGCTAAAGCTACAGATCCACCACCTCGCAACATCCAGCCTGTCAGCCCCATTGTTACTGTCACGCCTGCTGAACGGG ATACAGACCCGGTGAAGCAGGAGGAGCCGGAGGGAGAGAAGCGTCTGGGagtgaaggacaggaggagagggaggagggagagacgtTCCACTGGCATCGTTCAGCCAGGTGGAGAG aatgaAGATGAGAATGCTCATTTGGATGATACAAACAGTAACAATACTTCCAA TGAGAGTCAACTGGGAAACTCGTCAGCTGACTACAGAACG CTGTACTTTAAGGTACTGCAGGAGAACCTGGCTCTGAAGGACAAGCTGCAGGagatggagctggagctcaGCCAAAACAAAGTGGAGCTGGAGCGACTCCGACAGGTCCGGCAG AGTCAAGAGAGCAGCACAGACAGACCGGCCCTGCTGGAACTGGAGAGATTT GAGAAGTTGGCCCTCCAGAGGAAAGCTGTGGAACTGGAGGATGAGCTGAAG CTTCTGGGGGACCTCAGAGCAGACAACCAGAGGCTCAAGGATGAGAATGCAGCCCTCATTCGAGTCATCAGCAAACTCTCAAGATga
- the ppp1r12c gene encoding protein phosphatase 1 regulatory subunit 12C isoform X4 — translation MGDSAKSKRREQLKRWAESCTNKASAVPRRRWGGDAENGAGEPEAELGDPPRDQLVSVGRDETSPLLKRRKRVRFDRAAEFLAACASGDTEEAQVMLKEAKETKQRNGEDVAEIINCSNADGITALHQACIDGSIEIVSFLLEHGANVNQVDSEGWTPLHVAASCGYPDIADFLLQRGASLSAVNCDGDVPLDIALDETTDSLLQGYTLRQGVDLEAAKQLEEEQIMTDARTWLHEGPPADVRHPRTGATPLHVAAAKGYLEALKILCQCGLDVSAKDFDGWTPLHAAAHWGQGEACRVLAEQLCNMEARSNAGQTPFDVADESVAELLEELLQKQANSILDRQNQQGSTAANAQNKRRRTSVCRMSSKDKMNVQDQSKERGVSGGLELSEEKESSPESSTVSSPDTESVTTSPFSPADKTPEEKDEEDKEQDKANRTARVQPTPQTRDAAAESPNTPNADRRKFQAPVRDEESESQRKARSRLMRQSRRSTQGVTLTDLKEAEKTVAKATDPPPRNIQPVSPIVTVTPAERDTDPVKQEEPEGEKRLGVKDRRRGRRERRSTGIVQPGGENEDENAHLDDTNSNNTSNESQLGNSSADYRTLYFKVLQENLALKDKLQEMELELSQNKVELERLRQSQESSTDRPALLELERFEKLALQRKAVELEDELKLLGDLRADNQRLKDENAALIRVISKLSR, via the exons ATGGGGGACTCGGCGAAGTCCAAGCGGCGGGAGCAGCTAAAGCGCTGGGCCGAATCCTGCACCAACAAAGCGTCGGCCGTGCCCAGGCGGAGGTGGGGGGGCGACGCCGAGAACGGAGCAGGGGAACCGGAGGCCGAGCTCGGCGACCCGCCGAGGGACCAGCTAGTATCTGTGGGCAGAGATGAAACCAGCCCCCTCCTCAAACGAAG GAAAAGGGTGAGGTTTGACAGGGCTGCAGAGTTCCTGGCTGCCTGTGCCAGCGGGGACACAGAGGAGGCCCAGGTGATGCTGAAGGAGGCCAAAGAGACCAAACAGAGGAACGGGGAGGATGTGGCAGAAATTATCAACTGTTccaatgcagatggaatcactgCTCTCCACCAG GCCTGCATAGATGGCAGCATAGAGATAGTGTCCTTCCTTTTGGAGCACGGTGCCAATGTGAACCAGGTTGACAGTGAGGGATGGACACCACTACATGTTGCTGCCTCCTGCGGCTACCCTGACATTGCAGA tttCCTTTTGCAGCGAGGTgcgtctctctctgctgtgaaCTGTGACGGTGATGTTCCTCTGGACATTGCTCTGGATGAGACCACTGACTCCCTTCTTCAGGGATACACTCTGAGACAGG GTGTGGACTTGGAGGCAGCcaagcagctggaggaggaacAGATTATGACAGATGCCCGGACCTGGCTTCATGAGGGCCCACCCGCTGATGTACGACACCCCAGGACCGGGGCCACCCCACTGCATGTGGCTGCTGCCAAAGGCTACCTAGAAGCCCTCAA GATACTGTGTCAATGTGGGCTCGATGTGTCAGCTAAGGACTTTGATGGCTGGACGCCTCTCCACGCTGCGGCACACTGGGGTCAGGGCGAGGCCTGTCGCGTTCTAGCTGAACAGCTGTGCAATATGGAGGCCCGCAGCAACGCG GGTCAGACACCGTTTGATGTAGCTGATGAAAGTGTTGCGGAGCTCCTGGAGGAGTTATTACAGAAACAAGCCAAT TCCATATTGGACAGGCAAAACCAACAAGGCTCCACCGCTGCAAACGCACAAAACAAACGGCGGAG GACCTCAGTGTGCAGGATGAGCAGTAAAGACAAGATGAACGTGCAGGACCAGTCTAAAGAGAGGGGTGTGTCAGGAGGCCTGGAGCTgagtgaggagaaagagagtagCCCCG AAAGCTCCACCGTGTCCAGTCCAGACACTGAGAGTGTGACCACATCCCCATTCAGCCCGGCAGACAAG ACACCAGAGGAGAAAGATGAGGAGGACAAGGAGCAGGACAAGGCAAACCGCACTGCCAGAGTCCAACCAACTCCTCAGACGAGGGATGCTGCCGCCGAGAGCCCCAACACCCCCAACGCTGACAGGCGCAA gttCCAGGCTCCAGTCAGAGACGAAGAGTCTGAGTCTCAGAGGAAAGCTCGCTCTCGGCTGATGCGGCAGTCTCGCCGCTCCACACAG GGTGTGACTCTGACAGACTTGAAAGAAGCAGAAAAGACTGTGGCTAAAGCTACAGATCCACCACCTCGCAACATCCAGCCTGTCAGCCCCATTGTTACTGTCACGCCTGCTGAACGGG ATACAGACCCGGTGAAGCAGGAGGAGCCGGAGGGAGAGAAGCGTCTGGGagtgaaggacaggaggagagggaggagggagagacgtTCCACTGGCATCGTTCAGCCAGGTGGAGAG aatgaAGATGAGAATGCTCATTTGGATGATACAAACAGTAACAATACTTCCAA TGAGAGTCAACTGGGAAACTCGTCAGCTGACTACAGAACG CTGTACTTTAAGGTACTGCAGGAGAACCTGGCTCTGAAGGACAAGCTGCAGGagatggagctggagctcaGCCAAAACAAAGTGGAGCTGGAGCGACTCCGACAG AGTCAAGAGAGCAGCACAGACAGACCGGCCCTGCTGGAACTGGAGAGATTT GAGAAGTTGGCCCTCCAGAGGAAAGCTGTGGAACTGGAGGATGAGCTGAAG CTTCTGGGGGACCTCAGAGCAGACAACCAGAGGCTCAAGGATGAGAATGCAGCCCTCATTCGAGTCATCAGCAAACTCTCAAGATga